In Scatophagus argus isolate fScaArg1 chromosome 3, fScaArg1.pri, whole genome shotgun sequence, one genomic interval encodes:
- the LOC124056526 gene encoding phosphatidylinositol 5-phosphate 4-kinase type-2 gamma-like isoform X2, with protein sequence MLLPDDFKASTKIKVNNHLFNKENLPGQFKFKEYCPQVFRNLRERFGIEDQDYQVSLARSPPLKDEDGQRVGLLLTSYDRTLVVKEISSEEVEEMHNILSEYHQHIVTCHGYTLLPQFLAMYRVTVENEDTYLLVMRNMFSHRLHVHRKYDLKGSLVSREASFKEKVKELPTYKDVDFRNNMQKVYVSNEEKEKIMDKLGRDTEFLVRMRIMDYSLLLGIHDVERAEREEEEEEMESSYEEEEEDESNLAPAQGSPSPEGIGGYMNAFKPMGPGEFDPYVDVYAIQSAVGAPQREVYFMGLIDVLTQYDTKKKAAHAAKAVKHGAGAEISTVHPEQYAKRFREFIAKIFA encoded by the exons AGAGAATCTTCCCGGACAGTTCAAATTCAAAGAGTACTGTCCACAGGTGTTCAGAAACCTGCGAGAGCGCTTTGGAATCGAGGATCAAGATTACCAG GTGTCTCTTGCCCGCAGTCCTCCACTCAAAGACGAGGACGGGCAGCGCGTGGGGCTGCTGCTGACCTCATACGACCGCACTTTGGTGGTGAAAGAAATCTCcagtgaggaggtggaggaaatgCACAACATCCTCTCCGAGTATCACCAG CATATTGTCACCTGCCACGGCTACACGCTGCTCCCTCAGTTCCTGGCCATGTACAGAGTCACTGTGGAGAACGAGGACACCTACCTGTTAGTCATGAGGAACATGTTCAGCCACAGACTGCATGTACACAGGAAGTATGACCTCAAG gGCTCCTTGGTGTCTCGTGAAGCAAGTTTTAAAGAGAAG GTGAAGGAGCTCCCCACTTATAAAGATGTAGACTTCAGGAATAACATGCAAAAAGTTTATGTGAGCaatgaggagaaggagaagatcATGGACAAGCTCGGCAGAGATACTGAA TTTCTGGTGCGAATGAGGATTATGGACTACAGCCTGCTGTTGGGCATCCATGATGTGGAGCGagctgagagggaggaggaggaggaggagatggagtcATCctatgaggaggaagaggaggatgaaagtAACCTGGCTCCTGCTCAGGGATCCCCTTCACCTGAGGGTATCGGTGGCTACATGAACGCCTTCAAACCCATGGGTCCCGGAGAGTTCGACCCTTACGTGGATGTGTACGCCATTCAGAGCGCTGTAG GTGCACCGCAGAGGGAGGTGTATTTTATGGGTTTGATTGACGTGCTGACGCAGTACGACACCAAGAAGAAAGCTGCTCACGCTGCCAAGGCTGTCAAACACGGG GCGGGAGCTGAAATCTCGACAGTTCACCCGGAGCAGTACGCCAAACGTTTCCGGGAGTTCATCGCTAAGATCTTTGCCTAG